From one Musa acuminata AAA Group cultivar baxijiao chromosome BXJ2-6, Cavendish_Baxijiao_AAA, whole genome shotgun sequence genomic stretch:
- the LOC135614927 gene encoding transcription factor WRKY45-2-like: MSSSPTKVAASSVADRPAVQSLIRIRETAAHLGVMLRPLFFEHAAAKSTFDELMDSVSRALTLAVFEETAAVADTGEDQLREISGGKSKISSVGERRRLCRRRSRPYSWTKVISSSLDDGHTWRKYGQKVIQSAKYPRSYFRCTHKHDQGCMAVRQVQKSQDDPSTYIVTYLGEHTCKSPSMAPQVIISAMDSGNSSHLISFGADSEKITREAPHPSLKKECDEEVLSNLTTVSSSPAATSNPAVAAPVAPLAGHDHGDVTSGFQAPTSSVEMEFMEGLLEWESLLGVDSDCFFL, translated from the exons ATGTCGTCGTCCCCCACGAAGGTAGCGGCCTCATCGGTGGCCGACCGGCCAGCGGTCCAGAGCTTGATCAGAATCCGGGAGACCGCCGCGCATCTCGGCGTCATGCTACGACCTTTGTTTTTCGAGCATGCAGCGGCCAAGTCCACCTTCGATGAGCTCATGGATTCGGTATCGAGAGCTCTCACCTTAGCCGTCTTTGAGGAGACAGCGGCGGTGGCTGACACCGGAGAGGATCAGCTGCGCGAGATCTCAGGTGGGAAGAGTAAGATCAGCTCGGTGGGAGAGAGGAGAAGACTTTGCAGGAGAAG ATCACGGCCATATTCATGGACAAAGGTCATATCATCGTCTTTGGATGATGGCCACACATGGAGGAAATATGGGCAGAAGGTTATCCAAAGTGCCAAATATCCAAG GAGCTACTTCAGATGCACCCACAAGCATGATCAAGGTTGCATGGCCGTCAGGCAGGTCCAGAAATCACAGGATGATCCCTCCACTTACATCGTCACCTACTTGGGTGAGCACACATGCAAGAGTCCCTCCATGGCCCCTCAGGTTATCATCTCAGCCATGGACTCCGGGAACTCCTCCCATCTGATTAGCTTTGGAGCAGACTCAGAGAAGATTACACGAGAAGCCCCACATCCTTCTCTCAAAAAGGAGTGCGATGAAGAGGTACTGAGCAATCTGACCACCGTCAGCTCATCGCCGGCGGCTACCTCGAACCCTGCAGTCGCTGCACCAGttgctccacttgcaggtcatgacCATGGCGATGTGACTTCCGGGTTCCAGGCTCCTACCAGCAGTGTGGAGATGGAGTTCATGGAGGGCCTGCTTGAGTGGGAGAGTCTGCTTGGCGTCGACTCTGATTGTTTCTTCCTGTAG